In the Ptychodera flava strain L36383 chromosome 1, AS_Pfla_20210202, whole genome shotgun sequence genome, CATCGGACACTGCtacttgaaatgcggacaaattttatcaacgtTGCATGCTATGGCTGTTGTAGCACTCTgcgtactctgagtcgtgaatatgtctTCAAGTAAACTtcgttacactagcagtcgcctacaAGCTGTATTTTCCTCATTCTTGCATGAGtaacttttacatgtaaaagcataatctaaaaatgcggaaaaatgtttatttttgcatattaatgagagaacaataaTGTCAATAGTAAACAACCCATGGTCAAACTATCGCACTACgttcaaacatgattttgtaaaattctgcGGTTTCTTCTGGATAAGTTGGACCTCTTTACTTAGACTTTGAGGTGACAGACTTAAAAagatggaaaaaattacatatgAAGTCACTGTATCCAAGGACTAAATCTTTATGAGTTCAATGTTGTTTTAGAGGCTGTGAATTTTCTCAGGAATGATGACGTTCGGTTCGATCCTCTGGGTGTTCCATGGACGTCCGTCGTGTGATGGCGCTCTTCATCACTACTTTTAGCATCAATAGTTGGATGTTTCAATGTGTGTTTGATTTGAAGATGCTGAACTTCATTAGAGTTGACATCGTTCTGCTCTGTGTCTTTGGTTTCATCGGAAATAACTTCTTCCTTGACGAGAACTGGCAGACAGCCGACAACTTTGTTTAACAAATCTGCTGCTGTTTTCACGCTATCAATAGTTGATGATTCATAATGACGGGCGACATGTTTCATCTTATCAATGTCCGTACTCGATGTCGGCGTCAGAACATTGCTACAACACACAGCACTTATCAACAGACCAATGCTTACAAGATCCAACCGTATCTGTGAAAAGAATCAATATTAATTTCCCTGTGTGAAGATGTGAGCATTAttgatttcactttatttgaaatCTTTGGTGATGAGTTCACCACTGTCGACGTCTGCATCACGTACACAAGTATTATTGTAAATAAGTATTAGTGTTTGTAAACTCCCTGTGGCACAGAAAAAGTTATGATCGACATCTAAACCCTATCTTCATCGAAATGGTAAACTCGGAattcgaccacggtacaaacaaaagcAACGTGTACAACACACACCGAAATATGTGCATTTCTTTACGCGTTTGtacacatgggtttgtttgtacctgTATCACGTGATCTCTTCGGCGTACCGAGTCTGCAGAACACATCGTGTCTTTTTATTCCTGAGTAGAACTATTGATAGAataaacaaagttttttttcgcAATGCAATCATCCCAAAATGTTTCAATGATGTTAtttgcaataaaataaaatttccgacAATCTCGAGGTATTCATACAGTTTGCATTTCTTGCAACTCCACTAGATCATCAACAATTAATGATGAACAAAGGTCAACTGCCTTAATGATGTACGTTTTTTGCATTTCTAaatttttaaagagtaaatGTTTCAGGATGGACTACGACAAAACATAGGACATGGCACGGGAATTACTGTAACTGATAAGCTTTTATTTTGATCAGAATACAGATTTATCATCATTTTGACCAATTCATCAGGAGTATGACTCAACATGGGAAGTAATGacagaaagaaattgtaaaacaGAGAGGGGAGTGGGTATGAACTTCGTTGGATTATTGTGTAGTTCAGAATCAAAGTCAGATAAtgtaatatcaaaaaattaagatTAATATAATGTTTAGTATGAGTTTATAGTCAGAAGACTATCAAATGAAGTACTTTTCTCTGCGtgccaatatttgtgtttttaccATTTCCTGATTACCGATTAAAATTTCGAAAATTATAAAGTTTAATTGCTGCGAATAAAGGTATATCTTGTTTTGCAACAATTAATTTTCCTTAGAAGCCTAAAACCTGCTGATTAATGGATTCGATACTATGCCAGACAGTTTTAGCAATTGTTGATTAATTATTCCAAATGATGTTTTCGCAACTTAGcaataattaattttcaaaaatgtcgtTTTTACCTGGTCTTCTTCATATCTTATCTTCAGTTTCTTCTCACTCAAgatattcacaattttcatgACGATTCcagatttgtaaatttttctggCGAAATCTTCCGATTCACAGCAAGGTATCCGAATACTGCGACACACTTCACGATAGAGTGACCACTTCTCAGCGTCGCTGTCTACGTTGACATGCACCGAATCCAACAGTTTTAAGTAACATTCAATAACAACGGTTCTGTTGATGAAACATACCAATTCCAAACGACCAgatttgtcaaatatttctgTTTCAAAGATATCTGCCATTGCGGATAGTATATAGCGACTAAGTATGCCATCATTTTGGTAAAGCTGTAAAATTTCAAGGTCGACAACGTGTTCGTTCAGGTGGTGTTTTCTAAGCTGCAATTCCTCGCGTCTAATCTTCTCTTGGATCAGCCAAATTTCCAATCGTTCTGAAATGTTGGATCCTTCACATCAGATTTACGGTTGTCTTTTGGAACAGAACTTTACCTGACAGAcagaatgaataaaataaacagtGAGTTAACCAGAGATTGCTTGTTGATAACTTACAGGTTTATAAGCAGTTCAGGTACGCTATTTGTCAGAACTGACACCAAAATGTATGGGGTCATCATCTGGGACTGGggaattttttaataaaaaattgtcacagGGACCAAAGCAAAAAACTACGTCTCTACATACGAGAAAGGgaaatactttttaaaaaaaaaaggaaaaccttgtttttgaaatcacaagGTCCCTTTAAAGGTTTGCCAAGTGATTAAATTGATTTCTGGGGAAGTCCGaaggaaatgggtatggcaacaatttttttcccccaTTCCGGCAGAAATATTTATTATAGCGGTTACcctgaaaaaattattttgtccgGTAGAGTCAAAGCAACAACAAAACTGTAgtgacaataaataaaatatagagAAAAAAGTCAGCAAACGTTACAGTTGCTTGCCTTTAACATTGAGTCTTGTGAAAATAAGTATATCTTTGCATATGCACATCACTGACTTCAAAGTTACACAACCTTCAGAGATAAATTCAGAGATAAATTTAGTTAAGTCAATGTCCCTGCTAGATGTATAGCACGTGGCTTTAGAAAATACATCAGGGGATGACTGATCTTAACAATGCTGGCTACCCTTTCCTTGTATTTTCCTTCAATCTATCACGGCATACTATGATATAGTATTGCTAACTTTTGAAATGAACAGGGTTGGTATTCAGTGTGTGAGTATATCATGCGGGCCTTCCCAAAACAGATCTCCACactttttgattattttaccTCTACCTATCTGCAATTTcctataaattttgtttttaattttaaaataacagTTTTGCCGTTCACCCTACATACCagggcaaaacctcgagctacagtactgcagccAGGGACAGTCttagaaattttgagtaaccccttgCCAACCataatgaatttgagtaaccaccctctctaactcagaaattttgactgaccccctccCCTCTCCACTTAAAAAAGTTCAATaccgatacatgtatttgtaaaatttacataaaatacagcaatagtattttatctttcaaattctggcgtaccctgctagattatcatcggttacctCATGAAGGTTGAAAAATTTATCTTGAACTTCCAAGcgagtttatttatttgaatttcaaaattaaaaacggGAAAATTCGTCAGGTGTTGGCAACTTTGACCGCTCCGGCGGACCTTTTTTTTGGAGGTCTGGCTGTCCAAAAATGCCCCCGTACGGCCGAGTACTCGACACCTTCCTTGAAGGGACAGCATTTTTAAGGTATAGAATACTGCAGTATTTCAACAATGGAGGTACCATATAGGTtgttttctctagtacaaatTTTTGTGGGACACCCCtaattttattcttggttttgaaagagtgTGGATGACATATTGCTTGAGGAAAGCGAGATCAAAAGTTGAAGTCGAGTTGAGGCGAATACCTGCCTCTGGATTTACAGGTTGAATTGAAAAtaccggtaaatcttgggtaatttttaATTTCTCTAGTACAAGTGTGGACTGTGACCGccaatttgtattattgatttCGACAGAGTATGGCTAAAATATTCCTTAAGAAAAGCTTGAGGTAAAGGTTTATGTCTTTCAGGCGCATACTACGTACCTTTAAGTTTACCTGCCTTGGGAGGTTTCGTACCCGATAATTGATTTACTAGGCAATTACATGCTTTAATTACAGGTTGGTCTTGAAAGAGAGTTTACTTATTTCAATTTAAGAAAATAAAACTGGAAAATCCTGCCAATTTTCGCAACTTGTGTCGTGAATGTCAAAAAACACCCCCACAGGACCGAGTACTCGAATCTGCCTCCTTTAAAGGACAGCATTTTCTGAAGCTAACCAAACAATGGCGGTATCCTATACTTGGTTTTCAGGTAAAGTTTACGTGCCTCTGAAGCTGTTGTTTCGAttaaaaatatcggtaaatcttgggtaattcgAAATGTGtgttgtacaaaaatttgctcggtgacccctaatttttctctttgtttttgacagactattgttgaaatattgctttaGGAAAGCTTTAAGTATTTCATTtaggcgcatacaaccttacAGCTTATCTGCTTCTGGAGGCGTTTTGCCCAATAATTGACCGGTTTGGCGGCTGCTGTATGTTGAGAAATGGTCAGTTACATTCTTGAATTACAGCTTGATCTTCAAAGCGAgtcatttatttgaatttcaagagaaaaaactagaaaatttggcaactttgactgCTCAGGCGGACTTTTTTTTGGTGTTGATGTCCATAAACGCCCCACACGGACGATGGTCGACTCTGCTTCCTTGaatggacagaattttctgaagCTAACCAATCTATAGCTAGCCAAAACGACGGAGGTACTCTGTACTCAGTTTTCAGGTATAGCGTACCGGAGTGTTTAAACAAAGGAGAAACCGTGATATATGTAGTTGTCAGGTATAGAGTACTTAAGTGTTTAAATAATGGAGGTACCCTATATGTGGTTTTCTCTtgtaaaaaacatttgcgcggtgaccccaaattttttattttttttattttgacagggtatggttgaaatattgcttgagGAAAGCCTGAGCCGAATTTTAAGGCTTCAATTAAGgagtatactaccttaaagtttacctgTCTCCGTAGCTAcagtttgaattgaaaatatctgtaaatcttgtgGAGTTGTAATTTCGGtagtacaaaaatttaaaaagtgacccccaattttgattttgattttgacagtGTATGgctgaaatatttcttgaggaaagcttgagctcaagcttaagtctttctttgagacgcatactaccttaaagtttatCTCCCCTGGAGGTTCTTTACCCGATAATTGACCTGCATGCTTGGTGGTTGTATGTAGAGAACAGGTGAATTACATGCTTAAAATACAGCTTGAACTTCAAACCGAGTTtattcatttgaattttaagagaaaaaataaaattcggTCGACTTCGGCAACTTGAGTGCTCCGGCAGACCTTGCTTTTTTGTTGAGATGCCCAAAACGCCTCCACACGGCCGAGTACACGACTCTGCTCTCTTGAAGGGACAGCATTTACTGAAACTAACCAAAACAAAAGTGCACTTGGTTTTCAGGTATAGATTACCGGAGTGTTTAAACAATTGAGATAGCCTATACTTtgttttctctagtacaaatATTTGCGAATTAaaccccaatttttattattgGTTTTGAAAGAGTGTGGGTGAAATATTTGCTTGAGGAAAAGTAGATCAAAAGTACAAGTCTTTGATTGGGGCGCACACAACATTAAAATTTACCTGCCTCTGGAGCAGcagtttgaattgaaaatatcagtaaatcatgGGTAATTGTGATATCTGTACTACAAAAATTGCACGTTAACTTCCAATCTTGAATTTGACGTGGACAGAGTATGGTTAAAATACTTGCTTGAGGAAATCAAGCTAAAGGTCAAGTTTTTcattgaggcacatactaccttaaaagttTACCTCCCTCTGGAGGCTTTATACTCAATAATTGACCTGCTGGGCGGCTGTATGTTGAGAAATGGTCAATAACATGCTTGAATTAAATCTTGAACTTCGCGtttaattattttgaatttcaagagaaaaaacggaaaaattattttctgtagCCTGACGATAACAGGTTATAGGTAGTGTCTTTAACAGTAGGAAGGTAAAATTTGGTAAACGCACATGGTATTTCTGAAACCGTGACAAAATGTTCAGTGTCGCGGGTAGGTTGTTCAGAGTGCTCATAATTTAATTTTCCAGgtgaaagttcatgaaaatagGCCTAACATTTGATAACGGAGGTCAGTGTCGAAGGTATACAATTTCATTCGAGATAAATAAACCaagattatttgtatttttatttttatccaaAGCTCACGTCTTTGTAAGCACGTCGGCATCTTATTGCCTCCATTATGCCTGAGTAACTTTCCGCGTTTAGGCACATCTCGGAGATacctgtgggtccatagctgtggtgtttt is a window encoding:
- the LOC139144807 gene encoding uncharacterized protein, with the protein product MADIFETEIFDKSGRLELVCFINRTVVIECYLKLLDSVHVNVDSDAEKWSLYREVCRSIRIPCCESEDFARKIYKSGIVMKIVNILSEKKLKIRYEEDQIRLDLVSIGLLISAVCCSNVLTPTSSTDIDKMKHVARHYESSTIDSVKTAADLLNKVVGCLPVLVKEEVISDETKDTEQNDVNSNEVQHLQIKHTLKHPTIDAKSSDEERHHTTDVHGTPRGSNRTSSFLRKFTASKTTLNS